The following are encoded in a window of Candidatus Poribacteria bacterium genomic DNA:
- a CDS encoding sigma-70 family RNA polymerase sigma factor, with protein sequence MIHTDEQLMLSVKDGNRDAFRILTERHYTNTLNFIYRFVKNRTLAEDLCQETFLRLWRCVPSYRPIAKFRTFLYHIAKNVCLKQLAKEQRTPQVESLDTHYGDDDEYSPPIAVAMADTRCSPDALLIAKETYEAIQTAIAKLSKEHQVVFRLTEVQGLSYQEVATILECPIGTVASRKNAAIQQLRKFLAPYRANL encoded by the coding sequence ATGATACACACTGACGAGCAGTTGATGCTCTCTGTGAAGGATGGAAACAGAGACGCATTCCGAATTTTAACCGAGCGACATTATACAAACACTTTAAACTTTATCTATCGGTTTGTCAAGAACCGAACACTTGCGGAAGACCTCTGTCAGGAAACATTCTTACGGTTATGGCGTTGCGTTCCATCGTACCGGCCCATTGCCAAATTCAGAACATTTCTCTATCATATCGCCAAGAATGTCTGTTTAAAACAGTTGGCGAAAGAGCAGAGGACCCCTCAGGTTGAATCATTGGATACACATTATGGAGACGATGATGAATACTCTCCCCCAATTGCTGTTGCTATGGCAGATACCCGTTGTTCTCCGGATGCCCTGCTGATCGCTAAAGAGACTTACGAGGCAATTCAGACTGCAATCGCTAAGTTGTCGAAGGAACATCAAGTGGTGTTCCGCTTGACAGAAGTTCAAGGATTGTCGTATCAGGAGGTCGCGACGATCCTCGAATGTCCAATTGGTACTGTTGCTTCACGTAAAAACGCAGCAATTCAGCAACTCCGGAAATTTTTAGCTCCGTATAGAGCAAACTTATAA
- the thiO gene encoding glycine oxidase ThiO — MNRNHADVIIIGGGIIGCAIAYNLAKRDIKPLLIDKATAVGTEASWAGAGILTSHATTHEPYPTLCRASLALYPTLAEELRAETQIDIEFIQSGTLSVFFNEVEAAGLIGLADRRVKRGFSAEILTPAGAWQLEPALSKSIAGAVLFPEDAQVRNPKMVIALAKAAAQLGAQFLLGNPVTNFIRDSEYEGKRLIGVVVNGETVYANTFVIAAGCWAGALTAQLDVPIQIGPAKGQIVLIEAMPPPFRHIVDGLGIYIVPRADGKILLGATVEYVGYDKTATVDGAKQMIDAGIAIAPQLAHSTFVQTWAGLRPYAKNGPLLGYLPGYDNVVLASGHFKNGILLAPITGQLIAELLTTGRPSLSLEPFQPVRT, encoded by the coding sequence TTGAACCGAAATCATGCAGATGTCATCATTATCGGTGGGGGTATTATCGGATGTGCCATTGCTTACAATCTTGCCAAGCGAGACATAAAACCGCTATTGATTGACAAAGCAACCGCTGTCGGTACAGAAGCCTCGTGGGCAGGTGCAGGGATTTTAACCTCACATGCCACAACGCATGAACCGTATCCGACGCTCTGCCGAGCGAGTCTCGCACTCTATCCGACGTTGGCGGAAGAACTTCGTGCGGAAACCCAGATTGATATTGAGTTTATTCAGTCTGGCACGCTGTCGGTATTTTTTAACGAGGTTGAGGCTGCAGGGTTAATAGGTCTTGCAGATCGGCGCGTAAAACGCGGCTTTTCAGCGGAAATCTTGACCCCTGCAGGGGCGTGGCAGTTAGAGCCAGCACTCTCAAAATCTATCGCTGGGGCAGTTCTGTTTCCTGAGGATGCCCAGGTGCGCAACCCCAAAATGGTGATTGCACTCGCAAAAGCTGCTGCGCAACTCGGTGCGCAGTTCCTACTCGGCAACCCTGTTACGAACTTTATCCGAGACAGTGAGTATGAGGGGAAACGCCTCATTGGGGTCGTTGTAAACGGTGAAACTGTATACGCGAATACCTTCGTGATTGCCGCTGGGTGCTGGGCGGGGGCACTAACGGCTCAGCTTGATGTGCCAATACAGATTGGACCCGCGAAGGGACAAATTGTTCTCATTGAAGCAATGCCGCCACCTTTTCGACATATTGTTGATGGACTGGGTATCTATATCGTGCCGAGGGCGGATGGCAAAATTCTACTCGGGGCAACTGTCGAATACGTCGGCTATGACAAAACCGCGACGGTAGATGGAGCAAAGCAGATGATTGACGCGGGCATTGCCATCGCTCCTCAACTCGCACACAGCACTTTTGTGCAAACGTGGGCAGGTTTACGTCCTTATGCCAAAAACGGTCCCCTGCTCGGCTATCTACCCGGATATGACAATGTTGTCTTGGCATCTGGACATTTCAAAAATGGTATTCTCCTCGCACCGATCACGGGGCAACTCATCGCTGAACTGCTAACAACCGGGCGACCTTCACTGTCACTGGAACCATTTCAACCGGTTCGGACGTAA